The Phycisphaeraceae bacterium genome includes a window with the following:
- a CDS encoding CNNM domain-containing protein: MSVIEAVLCVIAMLIGFGGSALYSGLETGVYSLNRVRLQVLEHRGVLSARLLHHELDNMTRLLSTLLVGNNIMNNIGVATLGLLLEARGVTGWANVLVNTMIVTPILFVFGETLPKDLFSAYADRLMYPLARVLRGSRWLYTVCGLVPLTVGFGRLISAGPVAPSHPRRRVESLVKEGLGHGILSDEQTAIIGRVLGLSEKRVGGEMTAWDQVITVPEDADAEAVWSLADRTSRSRFPVVDGTGKVVGVLNIRDVLIRERVSCPRVGALMKTPVFMSKATPIRQAISVMQVRRLPMAVVVDEAERPLGLVTVKDVLEPIVGELSSW; encoded by the coding sequence ATGAGTGTTATTGAGGCGGTTCTTTGTGTGATCGCGATGCTGATCGGCTTTGGCGGGTCGGCGTTGTACTCTGGCCTGGAGACTGGTGTCTACAGCCTGAATCGGGTGCGGTTGCAGGTGCTCGAACACCGGGGTGTGCTGTCGGCTCGATTGCTGCATCATGAACTGGACAACATGACACGGCTGCTGAGCACGCTGCTGGTCGGCAACAACATCATGAACAACATCGGCGTAGCGACGCTGGGGTTGCTGCTGGAGGCACGTGGGGTCACGGGGTGGGCGAATGTTCTGGTGAACACGATGATCGTGACGCCGATTCTGTTTGTGTTTGGTGAGACGCTGCCTAAGGACTTATTTTCGGCTTACGCGGATCGGCTGATGTACCCGTTAGCACGCGTGCTGCGGGGGTCTCGGTGGTTGTATACGGTTTGCGGGCTGGTCCCGCTGACGGTGGGTTTTGGTCGATTGATCAGTGCGGGGCCTGTTGCGCCTTCGCATCCCCGTCGTCGTGTGGAGAGTCTGGTGAAGGAGGGGTTGGGGCACGGGATCCTGAGTGATGAGCAGACAGCGATCATCGGGCGTGTGCTGGGGTTGAGTGAGAAACGAGTGGGTGGCGAGATGACGGCATGGGATCAAGTGATCACGGTGCCTGAGGATGCCGATGCCGAGGCGGTGTGGTCGCTGGCTGACCGGACGAGCCGGTCGCGATTCCCTGTGGTGGATGGCACTGGGAAGGTGGTGGGCGTCCTGAATATCCGCGATGTTCTGATCCGAGAGCGGGTGTCGTGCCCCAGGGTGGGTGCATTGATGAAGACGCCGGTATTTATGAGTAAGGCTACGCCGATTCGTCAGGCGATCAGTGTGATGCAGGTCCGTCGTCTGCCTATGGCGGTGGTGGTGGATGAGGCTGAGCGGCCTTTGGGGCTGGTGACGGTCAAGGATGTGCTTGAGCCGATCGTGGGCGAGTTATCGAGCTGGTAG
- a CDS encoding hemolysin family protein, translating into MDLTLLVMLGLQPVLLLASAFFSGTETALFSLSKHQRLMIERRGGASGVAVGALLSETRGLLITLLLGNMTVNVLYFALSSAAAMKIREQSWGTGWVLSVQALLTLVVLVLLGEVLPKLVASKSRVTWSVYASLPLLAVHRLLAPVRVVAQHGVITPLARLVAPSGSVDDLSQEELETLLRLSENRGVLDSEEERLLQQVLELSQLRVDDLMIPRVDIRSFDIHDKASELMELIQTSGLRHIPVTDGDLDHVIGLLYSRQVLVAQPKTRAGVRKLIRQVRYVPAVATVDRLLVDLRKSGTTFAIVVDEYGGTAGLITLEDVAEHMVGDIAGEYEASGRPLVQMVGLGRWRVGGDLAVHDWPDIFGREVLLEQGQQTFEASTLGGLVMAMLGRLPKPGDKLKVGNVRFTVESMQGRRIETLLLEMVGVAVEGEKPTGGAE; encoded by the coding sequence ATGGACCTGACCTTGCTGGTGATGCTGGGGTTGCAGCCGGTGCTGCTGTTGGCGAGTGCCTTTTTCTCGGGCACCGAGACGGCGCTGTTTAGTCTGTCGAAGCATCAGAGGTTGATGATCGAGCGCAGAGGTGGTGCTTCGGGTGTCGCCGTGGGGGCATTGCTATCGGAGACACGGGGGCTGCTGATCACGCTTCTGCTGGGCAACATGACGGTGAATGTGCTGTATTTCGCGCTAAGTTCTGCGGCGGCGATGAAGATTCGCGAGCAGTCGTGGGGTACGGGTTGGGTGTTATCGGTACAGGCACTGCTTACGCTGGTGGTGCTGGTTCTGCTGGGCGAGGTGCTTCCGAAACTCGTGGCGTCGAAGTCGCGCGTGACCTGGTCGGTGTATGCGTCACTTCCGCTGCTGGCGGTTCACCGATTGCTGGCCCCCGTGCGTGTGGTGGCGCAGCACGGCGTGATCACGCCTCTGGCGCGGCTGGTGGCGCCTTCGGGGAGTGTGGATGATCTGTCTCAGGAGGAGTTGGAGACGCTGCTGCGTCTGAGTGAGAACCGCGGGGTGCTTGATTCGGAAGAAGAGCGGCTGCTGCAGCAGGTGCTGGAGTTGAGTCAGCTCCGGGTGGATGACCTGATGATCCCACGGGTGGATATCCGGTCGTTTGATATTCATGACAAGGCGTCGGAGCTGATGGAGCTGATCCAGACCTCGGGGCTCCGGCATATTCCGGTGACGGATGGTGATCTGGATCACGTGATCGGGTTGTTGTACTCACGGCAGGTGTTGGTGGCCCAGCCCAAGACGCGTGCTGGGGTTCGTAAGCTGATCCGGCAGGTCCGGTATGTGCCTGCGGTGGCGACGGTGGATCGGCTGTTGGTTGATCTGCGAAAGTCGGGGACGACGTTTGCGATCGTGGTGGACGAGTATGGCGGGACAGCGGGTCTGATCACGCTAGAGGATGTCGCGGAGCACATGGTGGGCGATATCGCGGGCGAGTATGAGGCGAGCGGTCGCCCGCTGGTGCAGATGGTTGGCCTGGGTCGCTGGCGTGTCGGGGGTGATCTGGCGGTGCATGACTGGCCGGATATTTTCGGGCGTGAGGTTTTGCTGGAGCAAGGGCAACAGACGTTTGAGGCGAGCACGTTGGGTGGGTTGGTGATGGCGATGCTGGGGCGGCTGCCCAAGCCAGGGGACAAGCTCAAAGTGGGGAATGTGCGGTTTACGGTCGAGTCGATGCAGGGCCGTCGTATCGAGACGTTGCTGCTGGAAATGGTCGGGGTGGCCGTTGAAGGGGAGAAGCCAACGGGGGGTGCGGAATGA
- a CDS encoding Gfo/Idh/MocA family oxidoreductase → MIDDGILDVAVIGVGRMGSHHARTYQALPQARLVAVVDADEDRAYAVADQYGCQAYLTSEELLANHPMLRAATVAVPTQMHMDAARPLLERKIACLVEKPLAPTRKEARELAGFAATNGAILQVGHTERFNPAVRAVAAMGITPRFIEVDRVSPMTFRSLDVGVVMDMMIHDLDIMHMLVGSEVQRVEAAGISVISEHEDVANARFVFESGCVANVTASRLALKTERKMRIFSEKAYVSLDYQRRTGVVIKLTENAEALDEIRRLLQEGVDLSELDYSSLVNLDELTMDLPPGEEDPLTAELSSFLEAARTGNRPAVDAEAGYTAVDAAERVLAAMRAHRWEGITKAKV, encoded by the coding sequence ATGATCGACGATGGGATCCTTGATGTTGCTGTGATCGGCGTAGGCCGGATGGGGAGTCATCACGCGCGGACCTACCAGGCGCTGCCGCAGGCGCGGCTTGTGGCGGTGGTGGATGCGGATGAGGACCGTGCTTACGCGGTGGCGGATCAGTACGGTTGTCAAGCGTATTTGACCTCGGAGGAGCTGCTGGCGAATCATCCGATGCTGCGGGCGGCGACGGTGGCGGTGCCGACGCAGATGCACATGGACGCGGCACGGCCGTTGCTGGAGCGGAAGATCGCGTGTCTGGTGGAGAAACCGCTGGCCCCGACTCGGAAAGAGGCCCGGGAGCTGGCGGGTTTTGCGGCGACCAACGGTGCGATCCTGCAGGTGGGGCACACCGAGCGGTTTAATCCGGCGGTGCGGGCGGTGGCGGCCATGGGGATCACGCCTCGGTTTATCGAGGTGGACCGTGTGAGTCCGATGACGTTTCGGTCGCTGGATGTGGGTGTGGTGATGGACATGATGATCCACGATCTGGACATCATGCACATGCTGGTCGGTTCCGAGGTTCAGCGGGTCGAGGCGGCGGGGATCTCGGTGATCAGTGAGCATGAGGATGTGGCCAACGCACGGTTTGTGTTCGAGTCCGGGTGCGTAGCAAATGTCACGGCCTCGCGACTGGCACTGAAGACCGAGCGGAAGATGCGGATCTTCAGTGAGAAGGCTTATGTGAGTCTGGATTACCAGAGACGGACTGGGGTGGTGATCAAGCTGACGGAGAACGCCGAGGCGCTGGACGAAATTCGCAGGCTGTTGCAAGAGGGCGTTGATCTGTCGGAGTTGGATTACTCGTCGCTGGTTAATCTGGATGAGTTGACAATGGATCTGCCACCGGGTGAAGAGGACCCGCTGACAGCGGAGCTGAGCAGTTTCCTGGAAGCGGCTCGGACGGGTAACCGACCTGCCGTGGATGCGGAGGCGGGTTACACGGCGGTGGATGCGGCGGAGCGTGTGCTGGCCGCGATGCGAGCGCACCGGTGGGAAGGTATCACCAAGGCAAAGGTCTAG
- the pdxA gene encoding 4-hydroxythreonine-4-phosphate dehydrogenase PdxA, giving the protein MPALPNQPATRKPVLGITMGDPAGIGPEVLVKALADHDIRRLARFVIFGMNEQLTYAADLAELDPFWHRVHHDSPRTEYDLTHPVVCVDDDRYSLLTPGNRGPSKLGGQASIRFLDDAIAAASRPIDQGGIDAIVTAPISKTSWSLAGFARYPGHTEFLAHRTKSRRVVMMFDAPQLRVALATVHIPLMDLRNKLTIGAVYDPIDLGAAACRQLGIQNPRVAVSGLNPHASEDGLFGDEESRLITPAIEMAKQHGINAEGPFPADTLFTPDKLKKYDLFVAMYHDQGLIPVKMLAFDTAVNITLGLPIIRTSVDHGTAFDIAGKNVADPGSMKAAIRLAARLASDRKKAISTNSS; this is encoded by the coding sequence ATGCCCGCTTTGCCCAACCAACCCGCTACCCGCAAGCCCGTGCTAGGCATCACGATGGGAGACCCCGCAGGCATCGGCCCTGAGGTCCTTGTCAAAGCCCTCGCCGACCACGACATCCGACGCCTCGCACGCTTCGTTATCTTCGGCATGAACGAGCAGCTCACCTACGCCGCCGACCTCGCCGAACTCGACCCCTTCTGGCATCGCGTTCACCACGATTCTCCCAGGACCGAATACGACCTCACCCACCCCGTCGTCTGTGTCGATGACGACCGCTACTCGCTTCTCACCCCCGGCAACCGTGGCCCCTCCAAACTCGGCGGGCAGGCCTCCATCCGCTTCCTCGACGACGCCATCGCCGCCGCCTCCAGACCCATCGACCAAGGCGGGATTGATGCCATCGTCACCGCACCCATCTCCAAAACCTCGTGGTCGCTCGCTGGCTTCGCCCGCTACCCCGGCCACACCGAGTTCCTCGCTCACCGAACCAAATCTCGTCGCGTCGTGATGATGTTCGACGCGCCCCAACTCCGCGTTGCGCTCGCCACCGTCCACATCCCCCTGATGGACCTGCGCAACAAACTCACCATCGGCGCTGTCTATGACCCCATCGACCTCGGCGCCGCGGCTTGCCGCCAACTCGGCATCCAGAACCCCCGCGTCGCCGTCTCGGGTCTCAACCCCCACGCCTCCGAGGATGGGCTCTTTGGCGACGAAGAATCACGACTCATCACCCCCGCCATCGAGATGGCCAAACAACATGGCATCAACGCCGAAGGCCCCTTCCCCGCCGATACCCTCTTCACCCCAGACAAGCTCAAAAAGTACGACCTGTTCGTCGCCATGTACCACGATCAGGGGCTCATCCCGGTCAAAATGCTCGCCTTCGACACCGCTGTGAACATCACCCTCGGACTCCCCATCATCCGCACCTCCGTCGACCACGGCACCGCGTTCGACATCGCTGGCAAAAACGTCGCCGACCCCGGCTCCATGAAGGCCGCCATCCGCCTCGCCGCACGCCTCGCCAGTGACCGGAAAAAAGCCATCTCCACCAACTCAAGCTAG
- a CDS encoding GDSL-type esterase/lipase family protein produces MLILAVVLLLAGSEGYLRWGVGLGDPPLWMADDRVEYLLVPNQERWRWGNRIVVNDLGMRSDAFPRSRERAEAMRVVVIGDSVVNGGTLVDHDALATTLLADRVQARLDRPVEVGNLSAGSWGPENMAAAFERHGFEQLDVVIVVVSSHDLTDVPKFEALDPHQYPAVSPWSATTEALGRYAPALWRWWNKQEGQWDELLPRVDMEAAERSLEALRRLFEDARRTGARVVLVVHPDVDEVRAGELHANGRVMLGEARANGVEAVDATGVMLDAFNAGKHPYRDIIHPSDEGYVVYAALFERLVVGEP; encoded by the coding sequence TTGCTGATCCTGGCGGTGGTGTTGCTGCTCGCGGGTTCGGAGGGTTATCTGCGTTGGGGTGTGGGTCTGGGGGATCCGCCTCTGTGGATGGCGGATGACCGTGTCGAGTATCTGCTGGTGCCCAATCAGGAGCGGTGGCGGTGGGGGAATCGGATTGTGGTGAACGATCTGGGGATGCGGTCGGATGCGTTCCCACGCTCACGAGAGCGTGCGGAGGCGATGCGGGTCGTGGTGATCGGCGACAGCGTGGTGAATGGAGGGACGCTGGTGGATCACGATGCGCTGGCGACGACCCTGCTGGCGGATCGAGTTCAGGCGAGGCTGGATCGGCCGGTGGAGGTCGGGAATCTCTCGGCGGGGTCGTGGGGACCGGAGAATATGGCTGCGGCGTTTGAGCGACATGGGTTTGAGCAGTTGGATGTGGTGATCGTGGTGGTGTCGAGTCACGACCTGACGGATGTGCCGAAGTTTGAAGCGCTGGACCCGCATCAGTATCCGGCGGTGTCGCCTTGGAGCGCGACGACCGAGGCCTTGGGGCGATATGCGCCAGCGCTGTGGCGGTGGTGGAACAAGCAGGAAGGGCAGTGGGACGAGTTGCTGCCTCGGGTGGACATGGAGGCGGCGGAACGGTCGCTGGAGGCACTCCGGCGTCTGTTTGAGGACGCAAGACGAACCGGGGCGCGGGTGGTGTTGGTGGTCCATCCCGATGTGGATGAGGTTCGGGCCGGTGAGCTGCACGCGAACGGGCGGGTGATGCTCGGTGAAGCGCGGGCGAATGGCGTGGAGGCTGTCGATGCGACTGGGGTGATGCTTGATGCGTTCAACGCTGGGAAGCATCCTTACCGGGATATCATCCATCCCTCGGATGAGGGTTATGTGGTGTACGCGGCGTTGTTCGAGAGGCTTGTAGTTGGTGAGCCGTGA
- a CDS encoding PilZ domain-containing protein, whose product MPRTDLEIWIDLLSRLSERNETLWITQVMPEQPPAVAGTDKCRVLAVNEDGSLTVERNLRCGEPMPAVEATVNVLAFDGTFRWAGTCTVESGSFFRLNEDHAVRAAQLSAPTDLHSAQRRDAFRVQTTGAHVVLHNENNNQPIHASLLDISVSGMSVQLTNNDLDPTPDSALNCRITLPSEKQPLTIQGTVARTGTAEDGATQIGVAFCTKDNLATRRAENAISRFAAWLQRQSIAGRKRA is encoded by the coding sequence GTGCCACGAACCGACCTTGAGATCTGGATCGATCTGCTCAGCCGGCTGTCCGAGCGCAACGAAACCCTGTGGATCACCCAGGTGATGCCCGAGCAGCCGCCCGCCGTCGCTGGCACCGACAAATGCCGCGTTCTGGCTGTCAACGAAGATGGCTCGCTCACGGTCGAACGCAACCTCCGCTGCGGTGAACCGATGCCCGCCGTCGAGGCCACCGTCAACGTCCTCGCCTTTGACGGCACCTTCCGCTGGGCTGGCACCTGCACCGTCGAGTCCGGCAGCTTTTTCCGACTCAACGAGGACCACGCCGTCCGCGCCGCTCAGCTCTCCGCACCTACCGACCTCCACTCCGCCCAGCGCCGTGACGCCTTCCGCGTCCAGACCACCGGTGCCCACGTCGTCCTCCATAACGAAAACAACAACCAGCCCATCCACGCCTCGCTGCTGGATATCTCCGTCTCAGGCATGAGCGTTCAGTTGACCAACAACGACCTGGATCCGACCCCGGACTCAGCCCTGAACTGCCGAATCACTCTCCCCTCCGAGAAACAGCCCCTCACGATCCAGGGGACCGTGGCTCGCACCGGAACCGCAGAAGACGGGGCCACCCAGATCGGCGTCGCCTTCTGCACCAAAGACAACCTCGCCACCCGTCGCGCTGAGAACGCCATCAGCCGCTTCGCCGCCTGGCTCCAGCGACAGAGCATCGCCGGCCGCAAACGCGCCTGA
- a CDS encoding universal stress protein — MSESQSSLPPMPSSGETRILIAVSSPWASEKLVAPLTDLAKRLGATVVVAHVAMLVDDEETEQEANHRGEKTLSVLTEGLGKSGIAAEGIMLYSDHVAKAILNTAAKYSCTLIVLGLTGRGVLKRLIAGDVPSNIVRQSTIPVLLCPAGWEGVI, encoded by the coding sequence ATGAGTGAATCCCAGTCCAGTCTGCCGCCGATGCCTTCGTCTGGAGAGACGCGGATCCTGATCGCGGTGTCCTCACCCTGGGCGAGTGAGAAGCTGGTGGCGCCTCTGACGGACCTCGCTAAGCGATTGGGTGCAACGGTCGTCGTGGCGCACGTTGCGATGCTGGTGGATGACGAGGAGACGGAGCAGGAGGCGAATCATCGGGGCGAGAAGACGTTGTCGGTGTTGACCGAGGGGCTGGGGAAGTCGGGGATCGCGGCGGAGGGCATCATGCTGTATTCGGATCATGTGGCCAAGGCCATCCTGAATACGGCGGCGAAGTACTCCTGCACGCTGATCGTGCTCGGGCTGACGGGGCGGGGTGTGCTCAAGCGGCTGATCGCTGGGGACGTGCCTTCAAACATTGTGCGGCAATCGACCATCCCGGTGCTGCTGTGTCCGGCGGGGTGGGAGGGTGTGATTTAG
- a CDS encoding NUDIX domain-containing protein, whose protein sequence is MAQTVVRQAGRVLVVDPDGCLLLIPCRNPDTGRVFWITPGGGVKAGETHEQAAVRELWEETGIKVLELGPWVWRRRAVFRWLGIEYDQRERFFLCRVAARPEVSPERLTAEEHDVLGEARWWSAEAIEEASEVHFAPRDMGGLLRALLGGPLPSGAVEVG, encoded by the coding sequence ATGGCTCAGACCGTGGTGCGTCAAGCGGGCCGGGTGTTGGTGGTCGATCCTGACGGGTGCTTGCTGCTGATCCCCTGTCGGAACCCGGACACCGGTCGGGTTTTCTGGATCACGCCCGGGGGCGGGGTGAAGGCTGGTGAAACTCACGAACAAGCGGCGGTGCGCGAGCTGTGGGAGGAGACGGGGATCAAGGTGCTCGAACTGGGGCCGTGGGTGTGGCGGCGGCGGGCGGTGTTCCGGTGGCTTGGGATTGAGTATGACCAGCGCGAGCGGTTTTTTCTCTGCCGGGTCGCGGCGCGGCCTGAGGTCTCGCCCGAGCGTTTGACGGCGGAGGAGCATGACGTGCTGGGAGAAGCTCGCTGGTGGTCTGCGGAGGCGATTGAGGAGGCCTCGGAGGTTCACTTCGCGCCGCGAGACATGGGTGGGCTGCTGCGTGCCTTGCTTGGTGGACCCCTGCCATCGGGGGCTGTGGAGGTGGGCTAA
- a CDS encoding DNA-directed RNA polymerase subunit alpha C-terminal domain-containing protein, whose product MNDSATYAADTGEVRDLETAAKYFKQGYEAELRGERMAAISSYEAAYTADPQDANVCFRLAYNLDLLGEEEEALHLYEEAVRQERPSLHALVNLAVLYEDRQQFARAERCIRQVLNTEPNHPRARLYIKDVMASKGMIIDDEQEKRLEKHNAMLDTPVTDFELTVRTRNALRKMSIRTLGDLLRVTEAELRSFKNFGDASLDEIKAMLSQKALKLGQSVEQRNEAAKEQVYEQLREQGGDNELLSKSVNELNLSVRARKALALLNVQSIGDLAMKTEAELMGVKNFGMTSLIEIKEKLTEAGLGLRALDS is encoded by the coding sequence ATGAACGACAGCGCGACGTACGCTGCGGATACTGGTGAAGTCCGCGACCTGGAGACGGCGGCGAAGTACTTCAAGCAGGGTTACGAGGCAGAGCTTCGTGGGGAGCGTATGGCGGCGATTTCGTCGTATGAGGCTGCGTATACCGCAGACCCTCAGGATGCGAATGTCTGCTTCCGGCTCGCCTACAACCTCGATCTCCTCGGCGAAGAGGAGGAGGCGCTGCACCTTTATGAAGAGGCGGTTCGACAGGAGCGACCTTCGCTGCACGCCTTGGTGAACCTCGCGGTGCTCTACGAGGATCGTCAGCAGTTTGCCCGGGCCGAGCGTTGCATCCGTCAGGTGCTTAACACTGAGCCGAATCATCCTCGGGCGCGGCTTTACATCAAGGATGTCATGGCCTCGAAGGGCATGATCATCGATGACGAGCAGGAGAAGCGTCTCGAGAAGCACAACGCGATGCTCGACACGCCTGTCACCGACTTCGAGTTGACTGTGCGGACTCGAAATGCGCTGAGGAAGATGAGCATCCGGACACTGGGCGATCTGCTGCGGGTCACTGAAGCTGAGCTGCGGTCGTTCAAGAACTTCGGCGACGCTTCGCTGGATGAGATCAAGGCGATGCTGTCGCAGAAGGCGCTGAAGCTGGGCCAGTCGGTCGAGCAGCGAAACGAAGCGGCTAAAGAGCAGGTCTACGAGCAGCTCCGCGAACAGGGTGGGGACAATGAACTGCTCAGCAAATCGGTGAATGAACTGAACCTGTCGGTGCGGGCGCGTAAGGCGTTGGCGCTGCTGAATGTTCAGTCGATCGGCGACCTGGCAATGAAGACCGAAGCCGAACTGATGGGGGTTAAGAACTTTGGCATGACGTCGCTGATTGAGATCAAGGAGAAGCTGACTGAAGCTGGGCTGGGCCTGCGGGCGCTGGATAGCTGA
- a CDS encoding alpha/beta hydrolase-fold protein — protein MRTPSLCRPLLITLLLALPALAQYPADNPRQDLYNSYSEFKNDLLALSTITDAGDRTAAIDTFWNNLRTYGQVPYAQGDRAAFLYRGSASDVGWAGDFNGWRPASGTRIPNTDLWLYERTFAPDSRLDYKVVVNNGSWVLDPANPLQMYSGFGPNSELRMPAYTYPAEANRDPAIPRGTITNNARITSARLGYLVNVRVYTPAGYNENQLANLPTVYVTDGHEYLDDRLGSMSIVLDNLIAQGIIQPVVAVFIDPRDTNSGSNRRADQYVNNPDFVGFLADELVPVIDDNFRTNPAAAARTIMGTSLGGLVSAYVGALRSDTFGNLGIQSPAFWVWPTIYDWYRDLDLTDDLKISMTQGTFEGSHGQTMAGILANSGYDYDFQLTNEGHSWGQWRGLIDDLLIDLVGPPVIPEPTSALPLAAGVAALGSRILTRGSTPARNAGHNDQANPAGSSH, from the coding sequence ATGCGCACACCTTCCCTCTGCCGACCCCTCCTCATCACCCTCCTCCTGGCCCTCCCCGCCCTCGCCCAGTACCCCGCCGACAACCCCCGCCAGGACCTCTACAACTCGTACTCCGAGTTCAAAAACGACCTCCTCGCCCTCTCCACCATCACTGATGCTGGCGACCGCACCGCCGCCATCGACACCTTCTGGAACAACCTAAGAACTTACGGACAAGTGCCTTACGCCCAAGGCGACCGCGCCGCCTTCCTCTACCGCGGCTCAGCCTCCGACGTCGGCTGGGCCGGCGACTTCAACGGCTGGCGGCCCGCCTCCGGAACCCGCATCCCCAACACAGACCTGTGGTTATACGAACGAACCTTCGCCCCCGACAGCCGACTCGACTACAAAGTCGTCGTCAACAACGGCAGCTGGGTCCTCGACCCCGCCAACCCCCTCCAGATGTATTCCGGCTTCGGACCCAACTCCGAACTCCGCATGCCCGCCTACACCTACCCCGCCGAGGCCAACCGCGACCCCGCCATCCCCCGCGGAACCATCACCAACAACGCCCGCATCACCTCCGCCAGACTCGGATATCTCGTCAATGTCAGGGTTTATACACCCGCAGGCTACAACGAAAACCAGCTCGCCAACCTCCCCACCGTCTACGTCACCGATGGCCACGAGTACCTCGATGACCGCCTCGGCTCCATGTCCATTGTCCTCGACAACCTCATCGCCCAAGGCATCATCCAGCCCGTCGTCGCCGTCTTCATCGACCCCCGCGACACCAACTCCGGCAGCAACCGACGTGCGGACCAGTACGTCAATAACCCCGATTTTGTTGGATTTCTGGCTGATGAGCTGGTCCCGGTCATCGACGACAACTTCCGCACCAACCCCGCCGCCGCCGCCCGCACCATCATGGGCACCTCCCTGGGCGGGCTCGTCTCCGCCTACGTCGGAGCCCTCCGCAGTGACACCTTCGGCAACCTCGGCATCCAGTCCCCCGCCTTCTGGGTCTGGCCCACCATCTACGACTGGTACCGCGACCTCGACCTCACCGACGACCTCAAAATCTCCATGACCCAGGGCACCTTCGAGGGCAGCCACGGCCAGACCATGGCGGGGATCCTCGCTAACTCCGGCTACGACTACGACTTCCAGCTCACCAACGAAGGCCATTCCTGGGGCCAGTGGCGCGGGCTGATCGATGACCTGCTCATCGACCTGGTCGGCCCGCCTGTCATCCCCGAGCCCACCTCCGCCCTACCGCTCGCCGCTGGCGTCGCCGCCCTAGGGTCCCGAATCCTCACCCGCGGCTCAACGCCTGCCCGGAACGCCGGTCATAACGATCAGGCAAACCCGGCGGGCTCAAGCCATTAG
- a CDS encoding fasciclin domain-containing protein, with protein MSQNPGDLMKRDLMERRCVGGRLVAGALVLGVGLAGAGLLMGTGSVAFGDHHHQAQAGAADEVVERDLVEVAVATGKFSKLVNAVIAAGLADALKGEGPLTVFAPTDAAFEALGSEAYEALLRPENREKLVAVLTYHVVSGRVLAGDLRDDRSYETLNGAGVRVDLDGEGGPRVNASRIVVTDVAARNGVIHVIDRVLLPPDPSMTGFNGAAAIRVIDAAVSRGVPLFNDGEEEACRAVYEVAVIGLLALGDDVVPESIKKDLKTTLAAAGAMRDAEDAVWRLRSGLDTARALLASSAGRMVSGPEDLGDGRVRFVLEGFADAKRVSVTGAWKDWDPLGDAMKREGDRWVLELRLGQGRHAYKFVVDGEWVLDPGNPATTLDDAGFENSVLLLTR; from the coding sequence ATGAGCCAGAATCCAGGTGACTTGATGAAGCGTGACTTGATGGAGCGTCGGTGTGTTGGTGGGCGGTTGGTGGCGGGGGCGTTGGTGTTGGGTGTTGGGTTGGCGGGGGCTGGGCTACTGATGGGGACGGGGTCAGTGGCGTTTGGGGATCATCATCATCAGGCTCAGGCGGGTGCTGCTGATGAGGTTGTGGAGCGGGACCTGGTTGAGGTGGCGGTGGCGACGGGGAAGTTCAGCAAGTTGGTGAATGCGGTGATTGCGGCGGGGCTGGCGGATGCGCTCAAGGGTGAGGGGCCGTTGACGGTGTTTGCGCCGACGGATGCTGCGTTTGAGGCGTTGGGTTCGGAGGCTTATGAGGCGCTGCTGCGGCCGGAGAATCGTGAGAAGCTGGTGGCGGTGCTGACTTATCATGTGGTGTCGGGTCGTGTGCTGGCGGGTGATCTTCGGGATGACCGGTCGTATGAGACGTTGAATGGTGCGGGTGTCCGGGTTGATCTGGATGGTGAGGGTGGTCCGCGGGTGAATGCTTCGCGGATTGTGGTGACGGATGTTGCGGCGCGGAACGGTGTGATTCATGTGATTGATCGGGTGCTGCTTCCGCCTGACCCGTCGATGACGGGTTTTAATGGGGCTGCGGCGATTCGTGTGATCGATGCGGCGGTGTCGCGCGGGGTTCCGCTTTTTAATGATGGCGAGGAAGAGGCTTGCCGGGCGGTGTATGAGGTGGCTGTGATTGGTTTGTTGGCGCTGGGTGATGACGTGGTGCCGGAGTCGATCAAGAAGGATTTGAAGACCACGCTGGCTGCGGCAGGCGCGATGCGTGATGCGGAGGATGCGGTGTGGCGTTTGCGGAGTGGCCTGGATACGGCGCGGGCTTTGCTGGCGAGCAGTGCGGGTCGGATGGTGTCGGGGCCGGAGGATCTTGGGGATGGGCGTGTGCGGTTTGTGCTGGAGGGATTCGCTGATGCGAAGCGGGTGTCGGTGACGGGTGCTTGGAAGGATTGGGACCCGCTGGGCGATGCGATGAAGCGTGAGGGTGATCGTTGGGTGTTAGAGTTGCGGCTTGGTCAGGGGCGGCACGCGTACAAGTTTGTGGTGGATGGTGAGTGGGTGCTGGATCCTGGGAATCCGGCGACGACGTTGGATGACGCGGGGTTTGAGAACTCGGTGTTGCTGTTGACTCGATAG